In one Thermodesulfovibrionales bacterium genomic region, the following are encoded:
- a CDS encoding DnaJ domain-containing protein: MEQKDYYKMLGVSEDASSEEIKSTYRKSAFQYHPDKNPGKEEMMKEINEAYAVLSDERKRREYDFYRQSYGFSARDKFRQTYTDQDIFKDSDINQVFAELSRAFGFNRPEDIFGRSSFYGNQFRTFQFKGPGFAGKGFFFLGPMSEMYRDMLRASQHETDGAPARRPSLFSRIFLMGIKALQNHMAKKYGLELPERGKDIEDEITIPSEVASAGGKLRYHYARHENARDLMIKIPPGIKEGQKIKLRGMGMVGRRGGETGDLYLKAKLHTPWLEKIKEFVGK, from the coding sequence ATGGAGCAGAAAGACTACTATAAAATGCTTGGAGTCAGCGAAGATGCCTCTTCCGAGGAAATAAAGAGCACCTACCGGAAGTCAGCCTTTCAATACCACCCGGACAAGAATCCTGGCAAAGAAGAAATGATGAAAGAGATTAATGAAGCGTATGCTGTCCTCTCAGACGAACGAAAGCGAAGGGAGTATGATTTCTACAGACAGAGTTATGGATTCTCCGCAAGGGACAAATTCAGACAAACCTATACCGACCAGGATATCTTCAAGGATTCTGACATTAATCAGGTCTTTGCAGAGCTGAGCAGGGCATTTGGTTTTAACAGGCCAGAGGACATTTTCGGCCGCAGCTCTTTCTATGGGAATCAATTCAGAACCTTCCAGTTCAAAGGGCCCGGATTCGCCGGGAAGGGTTTTTTCTTTCTTGGGCCGATGTCAGAGATGTACCGGGACATGTTAAGGGCCTCCCAGCATGAAACAGACGGAGCCCCGGCCCGTCGGCCTTCGCTTTTTTCTAGAATATTCCTCATGGGAATAAAGGCGCTGCAGAATCATATGGCCAAGAAATACGGATTGGAATTACCGGAAAGGGGCAAGGACATTGAAGATGAAATTACAATCCCCTCTGAGGTTGCCTCAGCTGGCGGCAAGCTGCGCTATCACTATGCCAGGCACGAAAATGCCCGTGATCTGATGATCAAGATACCGCCAGGGATAAAGGAAGGCCAGAAGATAAAATTAAGGGGCATGGGCATGGTTGGAAGGCGAGGTGGAGAGACCGGCGATCTTTATCTCAAAGCGAAACTTCATACCCCGTGGCTCGAGAAGATAAAAGAGTTTGTTGGAAAATAA